Proteins encoded together in one Lathamus discolor isolate bLatDis1 chromosome 3, bLatDis1.hap1, whole genome shotgun sequence window:
- the LRRC3 gene encoding leucine-rich repeat-containing protein 3: protein MGEALQEHKGAALLPRSCCSRRGIASSHVELPGCKMTLTTTPAASVAQAFFYLLLCVPWGSSCPPSCQCTERAGAKAVLCSSRHLEEIPKDIPKDAVFLKLDANSITRIPSNAFRHLSHLEELDLSRNAIEKIDRAAFKGVAAGLRTLDLSSNRIRSIPKEALLALNAKLRLANNPWHCECALQEVLWEARLDPDSVQDITCHTAPREEYVGKPLLQVLDAGVNFCSVRQRTTDVAMFITMFGWFAMVIVYVICYVRHNREDTCKHVDYLKSLPSTQGHAETTSTAL, encoded by the coding sequence ATGGGAGAGGCGTTGCAGGAGCACAAAGGAGCCGCCTTGctgcccaggagctgctgcagccgccgGGGAATCGCCAGCAGCCATGTCGAGCTGCCTGGGTGCAAGATGACCCTCACGACTACGCCGGCAGCCAGCGTGGCCCAGGCTTTCTTTTACCTGCTGCTGTGTGTCCcctggggcagctcctgccccccAAGCTGCCAATGCACAGAGCGGGCAGGGGCGAAGGCCGTCCTCTGCAGCTCCCGGCACTTGGAGGAGATCCCAAAGGACATCCCCAAAGACGCAGTGTTCCTCAAGCTGGATGCCAACAGCATCACCAGGATCCCCAGCAATGCCTTCAGGCACCTCTCCCACCTGGAGGAACTCGATCTCTCCAGGAATGCCATTGAGAAGATCGACAGGGCGGCTTTCAAAGGGGTGGCTGCCGGGCTGCGTACCCTCGACCTCTCCAGCAACCGCATCCGCAGCATCCCCAAGGAGGCCTTGCTGGCACTCAATGCCAAGCTCCGGCTGGCCAACAACCCCTGGCACTGCGAGTGTGCCTTGCAGGAGGTGCTGTGGGAAGCACGGCTGGACCCCGACTCCGTCCAGGACATCACCTGCCACACGGCCCCAAGGGAGGAATACGTGGGCAAGCCGCTGCTCCAGGTCCTGGATGCCGGCGTCAACTTCTGCAGCGTGCGCCAGAGGACCACGGATGTGGCCATGTTCATCACCATGTTTGGCTGGTTCGCCATGGTCATTGTCTATGTGATCTGCTATGTCCGGCACAACCGCGAGGACACCTGCAAGCATGTGGACTACCTGAAGTCACTGCCAAGCACCCAGGGCCATGCCGAGACCACCAGTACTGCCCTGTAG
- the TSPEAR gene encoding thrombospondin-type laminin G domain and EAR repeat-containing protein, whose translation MSAPLLLWVILLQWAAGGGFIRGSRTWQHCTDLRPLDILSEVVPAGRPAHGMRVFQAQGVRGFQLAASRPRALCFPASRLFIHCDRFPEEFSIIVTLRVLSVPAKRNEYVFTLMAEESPSVLVGLRYAPDKLHFLFWSQERAGGWQTRVTFPNVSLSDSQWHTLVLAVSGQSFSLTVDCSVPKDVLVETPFPASLSVKRANFYLGNRRRRKGVFTGLLRQLVLLPGADATPRICTPMNFKVVTLSVPSVLQDHPAKPASNEVLKYPYETDTKVTLGSRPPCTTQEKAQFWFNASRRGLYLCNGSAWISMLEVKQRLDYVEEYQNLVTNSETMGVEVFTIPKVGLFAAMANRYTPPGSAIYKWTDGKFVPYQNIPTDQAQSWKYFTIGKKIFLAVANFEQNDRGQELSVIYKWSRRKEKFVPYQRITTHSARDWEAFVIEGEAFLAVVNHREGNNHNIDSVIYRWNPRTGLFETNQTIPTSGAYDWEFFTIGPYSFLAVANTFNGTSTKIYSHIYIWLSGSFQLFQSILTFGAADWEVFRIGDRVFLAVANSHSYDSGMPAPSNFYAINSSIYELNVTAQMFVKFQDLLTYSALDWEFFSVGDDSFLVVANSFDGFTFSVNSIIYRWQGYEGFVAAHHLPTVGCRDWEAFHTAEGSYLLYTSAKEPLSKVLKLKTT comes from the exons ATGTCGGCTCCGCTGCTGCTCTGGGTCATCCTCCTTCAGTGGGCCGCCGGCGGGGGCTTCATCAGGGGCAGCAGGACGTGGCAGCACTGCACAG ACCTGCGCCCGCTGGACATCCTCTCAGAGGTGGTGCCCGCCGGCCGGCCGGCCCATGGCATGAGGGTGTTCCAAGCGCAGGGGGTGCGCGGCTTCCAGCTGGCCGCCTCGCGGCCCCGAGCCCTGTGCTTCCCGGCCTCCCGGCTCTTCATCCACTGCGACCGCTTCCCCGAGGAGTTCTCCATCATCGTCACGCTGAGGGTCCTCAGCGTCCCTGCCAAG AGGAACGAGTACGTCTTCACGCTGATGGCGGAGGAGAGCCCCAGCGTGCTGGTGGGGCTGCGCTATGCCCCCGACAAGCTCCACTTCCTCTTCTGGAGCCAGGAGCGTGCCGGCGGCTGGCAGACCCGCGTCACCTTCCCCAACGTCTCGCTCTCCGACAGCCAGTGGCACACGCTCGTCCTGGCTGTCTCCGGCCAGTCCTTCTCCCTGACGGTGGACTGCAGCGTCCCCAAGGATGT GTTGGTGGAGACACCGTTTCCAGCCTCTCTGTCGGTGAAAAGAGCCAACTTCTACCTGGGcaacaggaggaggaggaaaggcgTGTTCACG GGCTTGCTGCGACAGCTTGTCCTGCTGCCAGGAGCCGATGCCACCCCTCGGATATGCACGCCCATGAACTTTAAAGTAGTGACACTCTCTGTCCCCAGTGTTCTCCAGGATCATCCTGCAAAGCCAGCGAGCAACGAGGTGCTAAAATACCCCTATG AGACCGACACGAAGGTGACGCTAGGGTCCCGTCCGCCCTGCACCACGCAGGAGAAGGCACAGTTCTGGTTCAACGCCTCCCGGAGAGGGCTATACCTCTGCAACGGCAGCGCCTGGATTTCCATGCTGGAAG TCAAGCAGAGGCTGGACTATGTGGAGGAATACCAGAACCTGGTGACCAACTCCGAGACGATGGGTGTGGAGGTCTTCACCATCCCCAAAGTGGGACTGTTTGCAGCCATGGCCAACCGGTACACCCCGCCGGGGTCGGCCATCTATAAGTGGACTGATGGGAAGTTTGTGCCCTACCAGAACATCCCCACCGACCAAGCGCAGTCCTGGAAGTATTTCACCATAGGAAAGAAG ATCTTCCTAGCAGTGGCTAATTTTGAGCAGAATGACAGGGGTCAGGAGCTCTCTGTAATATACAAGTGGAGCCGCAGGAAAGAGAAATTCGTCCCGTACCAGAGGATCACCACGCACAGCGCTAGGGACTGGGAGGCATTTGTCATTGAGGGAGAGGCTTTCCTCGCAGTGGTCAACCACAGAGAAG GGAATAACCACAACATAGACAGCGTAATATACAGGTGGAACCCCAGGACAGGGTTGTTTGAAACCAACCAGACCATCCCTACTTCCGGAGCGTATGACTGGGAATTTTTCACCATTGGGCCGTATTCCTTCCTGGCTGTGGCTAACACATTCAATGGCACATCCACGAAGATCTACTCACACATCTACATCTGGCTCAGTGGCTCCTTCCAGCTCTTCCAGTCTATCCTG acTTTTGGTGCTGCTGACTGGGAGGTGTTTCGTATCGGGGACAGAGTTTTCTTGGCTGTTGCAAACAGCCACAGCTATGACAGCGGGATGCCAGCACCCTCCAACTTCTATGCCATCAACTCCTCCATCTATGAGCTGAACGTCACTGCCCAGATGTTTGTCAAGTTCCAGGACCTCCTCACCTACAG TGCCCTGGACTGGGAGTTCTTCTCGGTGGGAGACGACTCTTTTCTGGTGGTAGCAAATTCCTTTGATGGCTTCACCTTCTCCGTTAACAGCATTATATACAG GTGGCAAGGCTATGAAGGCTTCGTAGCGGCTCACCACCTCCCCACTGTCGGCTGTAGAGACTGGGAGGCATTTCACACTGCTGAGGGCTCCTACCTCCTCTACACCAGTGCCAAGGAGCCCCTTTCCAAGGTGCTCAAGCTGAAAACCACCTGA